In the Cucurbita pepo subsp. pepo cultivar mu-cu-16 chromosome LG17, ASM280686v2, whole genome shotgun sequence genome, gtatatagtcaaaatgatctatagtataaggataaggctgagtaccttattctggggacactatggatgcggcccacttttgtatatgatataaacaatgcgatcactaaattgtgcatgtggagacatgtgagtgggggcgtcctatgcaatgagtattgcataagatcggaccatgaagaaaaccactctcactttataaagtcgtttactgttgagactgattttcttttcattcgataacctaggtaactcggttttaatcctgagctaaccatgaactcctgtttattcggaattatccttagatttgcatgggtgagagtggctctagttcgccgactcaacaggcctcccatttcaggggtaagactgggtgaatggctggggacgtggggtgcaagacggaattcactcctacccacttttagggatagaagaaaggtagttcccttaagcactgactccaggtcttgaacaaggggccccaccctctcattggcctgagagggattcggtttactggttggaccacaaaccaattgtttattagaggatcagtgagacataaggaacaagaagtaacttcaggggtaaaacggtaaattgacccagctctagttacgaacaacctgtgaaggatcgacttactaatcatggttatatcagatggacagaaatatatctatagtgaggggagtgcaactactaggctatagtggagtgtcctagtagttaacgaatgttggttaaccaggttaatgagtttaatcggttaatcttgaatcgttggagcccatgatctataggtccattaggtccctctgctagctcatatcggactaaaccatagaacagtgtgacgagtgagttcgaagtgttcgaattcaaattagggaatatgcgttacatatatacgatatatttaaccgcaattttattttatttacgaaataaacgaaaagagagaatctgagatatttaaataagatttaaatatcttaatcaattatgtgtcggaattgactgggattggcatttgaattaatattaaatattaattaaatagtttaattaattatttaatgttactttaatttgaaattcattattcaaattaattgttgaattaaaatgaagaaagtcaaaatgttgactttcatctaattaaaatgaagaaagtcaaaatgttgactttcatctaatggaaaaatcatgttagtggaattttgaggtgtcaaaatttggtttaaccaaacttgcatgtttgccaaataaaccccacaagtttgagtggaattttgagtgtcaaaatttggttaactcaaacatgcatgcttgccacataatcccaaacatttgagtggaattttaagtgtcaaaatttggtgatctcaagtttgcatgaacatgcaaacttgactctttaaaaagagtgatcatgatacttggaaggatttcttcttcatcttgatgaaaaacctctcacaaacactctctttcacatatacaaaatccctcccaagtttagtcactcaccggattccacaatcccgttctaaggccggaggatagtggagaagacactagtggtggttcgaaaccggttcgtgaggcaaaaggagtttgaactacaaaaggttagtatttaaactcattaagttttaatacttaaaaCATgttagtcatttacaataattgatgttcaaaagtgcctaagatccaaattgcttccgcatgtgttatattaacaccatcagtgATATgctacaatgatatgatactaTGATACAATTATGATGACGTAATATATTATGATAATGTGATGTGCTATGATGCTATGATACTATGATAcgttatgatgatgatgtaataTGCTATGATGACATGAGATATATGacgatatgatatattataaTGATATCTCATGTTATGATGATATGCATGTATGAGATGCCATGTTGCACTATGATATAACATGCTACGACATGTATGACAATGAAGAGTCTTCTGACACACAACCCCTAAGTAATGTTATGAATGATGATTGTATGAAAGCTTATGCATATGTTACCTAGGTTAATATGTGAAGAATGTGTGAGGTTGTACCACATGAATGATTAAGATGAACATAATAGGAACTTCATGCATATTATAAGTTCATTTACATCGAGATACTTCCccttttatgatgagtatggacacgtacactatgatgatgatgacgacTATCATGCTTGGCATGATGAATGACAGTCGAATGTCCGGCTACAGTCAACTAGCCCTATCATGTAAGCTTAAGTGGTATGTGAACCCGCCTGGTGGGCCACATTCATACGTGTGGGTCGTGtaggaaagtactacacattcCATTTGTCCGAATTGGAGGCCACCTAAGAGactatgattttaaatgataagaCCCCTATTCATGTTGCATATGTTTGCTTTCCCTAACCTCAATAGGAGAGGTcatttactgagtatttcttaaaatactccaACCATGtgctatttttatattttaggcaAGACATCCATGTACAGTTGACGACGACATTGCATCAAAGACCATGAAACTTACCTAGGATTACATTTATTTCATAGGCCTTGGGCTAGTATAGAACAttgttcttttaatatttttcttgtttttattttaatttgctTTGAATATTTCCTTTGTGTTATTTTAAGACCCTTTGGCAAACATATAAGTTCATGGCATcgttttatgaaattgttttgaatGAATGTTTCTGCATAAAACAGTTTTGTCATGCATATGATAGCGACTCTATTTCAATAGAAAATTAGGGTATTTTGAATGAATGTTTCCGCATAAAAAAGTTTTACCATGCATATGATAGTGGCTTTGTTTCAATAGAAAATTAGGGTCGTTCCAATAGTTAGGTAACTTGCATCTCCCAattaaaagtgtttaaatttAAGGAAACAATGAAAAGATTTAAGAAACTAAATAGGATTCAGGGACAAAAATGTCTTTTTAccaaagtttaagaaaatcattttaaaaaaaaaaatttacaaatttttttttttatagatttttcggaataaaatagcaaaaatgaaaaactacaAAATGTCCCTAacgtttaaaataattaggaaAATTCTTCTACCATTAGATTTTCTATAGATTTGGTTTCATAACCGATTAGCTGGACCAAATCCTTCATATCTTCAAATATAATCGTCGGATTGACTTGAAAATTCAGTGTGTTCACGAAGATTTAAGGTTCTTTCGATCCAACAACTAATATTCAAAACTAGGGTCGAAAACCCTTTAACAAAAGTAGATTTTTTTAACGAACTATCCATAAAATTTAGGTTTGAAATCAAGTCACTTCTGAACGATTCAAGGTCGGTCGAGATTctatctataaataaaaagttatggcCAATGTATGTTTTGGGACAAGAACCAAATGATGAGGGTTCCTAAAACTCGAGTTTGGAACTTTTAGATTATGGGTTTCCTTGCTCTTGAGTTTTCGAGAATTTGGGAGCTATGGTGCATTAAATTCCCTCCAACCAATTCTTAAATGTTCTATATGATCTCCGACCAATTCTACGAGATCTTTCGATCTCTTACTACGattcaaacacaaatcaaataTTGTGAGATgcttttcaaacaaaatttcagtTAGAGAATAAAAGTTTTAACAAAATTCTCCGCTAGAGAGTGTGAGAATGCCTTTTGGCTAAACCGAAAAGATTTTGGAAAGAACTTTTGACAAATAATGTATTCAAATatctattatattttatttaagattatatttaaatttcataaattagcTAATTTCTcaaccaaattttaaatatatatttttatttaattaaatacgTTAAATAACATagaataaatacattttttttttcttttctatttaatatatctaatatataatatcaatttgaaccttttaaattatatatatatatatatatatatatatatatatatatatataaattgaaacatgccaaattaaatatattttcttatctacctttaatatatctaatatattaaatattaatgtgaagatatcaaattaaatatattttcttatctacatttaatataatatatgtagtatattaaatattaatttgaacccttcaatttttttcaattaaattaaacattttagtGTTACTACGAGCTATACGAGCTAACAAGAAGATCTTATAGACCCATAGATTATAAGATTGCAACTTGTGTCGTGTAGGACGTGtctattgatataattaaactataattaataagtaattaaactatttgatgaatcaattttcatttattaattataggTCACTCCACTGTAGACTTATAGTTGCAATCTTATGCCGTGTAGAACATGTCtgttgatataatcattacaaacaAATCAATCATTCACTGagttatttataattatagcTGGATCAAAAGTTCGTTTTACCCTTGCACTTATATCTTTAATCTCAAGTATCACTAATTCATtgatgaataatttatttatgatccaatcacaAACCAAGTCACCCTCCGACCAATGAGAGGGCGAGACCCCATTGTTAGCACTTAAGAGAAAAactcatttaatttctttatatgGAAATGATTAAATTTCATCTTGTGATATCATGTTTCTAGCTCCATGTTTAGTCAAGTCTCCAAAATGATAGACATATTGAATGAGTTACAAGAGTCATTCTCACCTATGCAAATTAAAGGACAATCTCTCACAGgtaggagttcataactcactcaaaGATTAAGGTtgagtcgcatatgatcaattaacggatttatatagagattaaatatttcttggtccagtcttatacaaaaCTCATTTTAAACCAAGTTAGGGGGTATAAATTAGGGCGTagtaaaaatgaataaaataccCCTAATGATTAACTCTAAGATTTATGCATCTTAATGATTCCAATGGACTAGAAGTTTAATGACTTGTGCTGACTTTCGGGCCAAGTAAATCAAGTAAATCAAGTAAATCAAGAGGCTCCTCTAAGTCAAGATGAGTTTTAGGTTCGTTCTGATTTTCAACCTCAAGATAAGCTTTAGGCTTAGTCCTTGGTTTGCAAATAACCAAGAGGCTACCCTAACTCAAGATCCGCTCAAGATTAACTCCTGATCTTTCGATGCTACCTCAAGATAACTTTAGGATAGCCCTTGATTTTCGAGCAATGAGGAGGCTATCCTGTATCAAGATGAGCTCTAGGACAACTCTTGAGTTTCAAGTAATAAGGATGTTGCATCAAGATAAGTTTTAGGtaacttttgattttcaacTAATCAATATGCTACACTAAGGCCATAAGTCAAGTAAGTTTTAGATACggtttgattttcaagtaaTTAATATGCTACCATAAGGCCATGAATCAAGATTAGTAACCTTACCATACACCCCTGGCTTAATGTATACCACACAAGCCTAAGCCCACTAAGACATGAAAACTACTAGTTAACACTCAAGAAACGAACCAAAGACAAGAACCaaggacaagaaccaagaTTAAGGATAAAGGAcacgaatcaagaacaagaaccaagaactaGAACCTTAGAACTAAGAGCAAGACCAAGACCATGACTAAGGTTAAGAACTTAAAACTCAAGCCCAAGATCTTGGGCTAGACCATAACAAgaactcaagaacaaaatcTAATGGCTTAAGTTCTCTAGTCGAGAACTAAAACAtagacaaaagaaaatgtgataTCCTAGCATACGTTAAGGATATGATTAAgaaagagcctacaagtagacTACTTACGGAGAAAAGTTAAGTTAAATTTTAGCATTGAACTTGAGCTAGAGACCATGCTTATTTTCAAGGCTCTCAATAGAACAAATCcgactaaatttaaataaattacaactaCGAGAACTATTAGATAATGATTTTATACACCCTAGTATATCATCCTAGAGAACATCAATGTtgtttattaaagaaaaaagatggaTCTATGTTGTTAGACATTGACTGTAGAAAACAGAGCAATGTGATTGCGAAAAGTTAATATCCACTTTCATGAATGGATGATTTGTTTGACCAACTGCCGAGAGtttctatattttcaaaagttgaTTTGTGAATGAGTATCATAAACTGAGAATTAGAAATGAAGATATACCCCCAAGACTGCATTTAGAACTCAACATGGGTATTATGAATACCGTAATGCCTTTTGATTTGACTAACCTGCAGTATTTACAGATATGATAAACATCTGTAAACCAAATATTTATGAAGTTTCTTGTCACTTTTGTTGTTGTATTCATTGATGGTATCTTTGGTATATTCAAGGACAAATATAGAACATGAAACAAATCTTAGAAAGGTTTTGACAGTGTTAACGGCAAACAGGCTATTcactaaattttcaaaatgtaaattttggATCCAACGAGTATCATTTCTAGGACACATGGTGTTGAGGGAGGGTATCACAATAGACCCAACAAAGGtagaaatatttcttaaatggTCTCACCCAACCACAGTTACAAAAGTATATAGGTCTTGGGATTTGGTAGGTTATTGttgatgtttttatttataaagctTGTGAAAAGAGCATCCAGAAACTTAGAGAAATTAGTTTCAGCTGCAAGGGactgaaaattttgtgatatGAGGATGCTTCAAGAAAATGCATAGGTTGTATGGTGATGGCTCCTATAAGTTGATCATAGGCTTTTAATTGACAATTGAGATCATGTTGGTGATGCAACGAGGAATATGGGCTAAAGAATTTTTATAGATGACTTCAGGTACGTAAGAGAGAATATAGACAaagaggaatattggctaaataatttttatggatgacttcaggtatgtaagAGAGAATATGGAGAAGGAAGTAAGTATATTTCAAAGCACTACCTAGGATATATATTGTTTCAGTTTActaaatatctaccatatatatctttactagatctttacgaaatatctgCCATATATATTACTATAAATGATCGAGCCTTGGTCATGTTTGAGaaaaagtgttttaaaaaacatgagTGAGGAAATGcgttaaaaactatttttgagaaagcaatgttataggCTAAAAGCAAATAAGCAATGACCACAATTTTGATAGCAAATAACCTGAGTATAAATAATTGACAGATTAGTCACATCTCTTATAGTAAATTTTTGGACATTTTAGCCCTAgcgggtgtagacatgattttggtgaccgGTCATACACCCACGTACTGACACAAGACCTATCTAACATGTAAGCAAGTAAAAGGGGTTGGGACGGGCATGCGACCATGGACATCACTTCCTGAACAAACATGATCAAGACATCCAACATGCAGTCACAGGCAACACGCCTtagacgagcatgaccgtgagcTTAGGCGTGTAAACTAAAGGATCATTCTATCTAATCTACGTTATGCATATTCACAATCCATGTCTTGTTTTTCCTACCAAAAGAATGAAACCTATAGAAATAATTTACAGAAACCGATCGAAAAGCTATATTGGGTAAAGGTCTCCAATCAGCTGAAACTCGCAAATCGCCTCTATTTTTGCTTCCTTCTATACACTTAAAGAAACTAATCCTGCCTAGCCTAGTTTACATTCGAACCTTCTCTTTCGTTTTCACCATTTGAAACAAACGAATTGTCAACATTCGAAACCCTTTCTTTCgaacagaggaagaagaaagatgatgTGTAGATAGTCAAGTGCCAAATGCTGTAAACAATTCGCGAATTGAAActaagagaaacaaaaagagagagggaaagagaTGGGGTTTTGTGGTACCTGTGCCAAATCCAGTAAGTTTCAGTGGTTTCCAATTTCCAGCTTATGGCAGCCATAGCCAATGCAGTGAAACCTGCAGTCATAAAGCCCCATCGATATCTTCTGTACAGAGTCTTTAAAAGATTGTGCCCCCATGCTTTGATAGATTCCCATCTGCATGAACATACACAAGTTCCAAGTCAAAATGAGTATAGCTCAATTAATATTGATTAGGACGTCTTTTCCACCCGTTAGAATTTCAGTACTCCCTTCTGTTGTTAAactcagaaaaaaaaaacccataacAACGAACCATTTAGTTTCCAGAAGCAATACTAAGCAACCTCAGACGATACAACTTAGCAAACCGACAAGACAAGACCAAAAAGGTTCTCCCAAATAGGCCCTTAATTGATTATTATACTTACTAAAGAAAACAGATTATCATACAAAATaccaaaaatccaaaataaaaaaatcatctcAAGTAGAAAAGGCTGTCACCTGTGAAGCACATTCAAAGAAATTCGCagtggaaaggagaacgatcTATACTTTGTCAATAACTCGATCAGCCATCCAATAAGAAGACCGAGTGCACCAATTGCTAGCACAATGGTGATATTGGAAGACCTGTAGAAGTTCAATATTTGGTCATCATAACTGATAGCTCTTTTGATCTACAGAAGGCAGGTCATGTTAAGCATTTTAGTTACCGCGTTGCATTGGTTATAGCCATGAGAGCAGTTAGGATTGCAACAACGGTATGAATCACCCTTTTATAGACTTCGTCGATTGTGGCTAGGTACACGAAAGTGCTAACAACAGCCATGAAAGAGAGCCAGAAGTCCATAAACTGAAAATTATCAGGTCATTAGTCCATGTAAAACAAGTACCCAATAACTGAACAAATACAAACAAACACCCATCATCAGATTGGTAGAGGTCTTCCGTGGTGTGGATTAGTTTCATACAACGGTTCGTAATCATAGTATAAAATGTTATGGTAAGCTTAAAATAGGCAAAGATGGGGAAAATCTTGTACCTGTAATACTTTGAATGACAATGGACACCAAGTGCCCACATCACAAGCATGATATAAACCACTTGAAATTCCACTTGAGGTAAACAGCACCCACTCTGCTAGAGCCTGCAGGAACAAGTTTATATGGcttggagaaaagaaaaacctttttgaaattcagagaaaaaaacaagaacatcatCATTAGATTTACCTTTTGTCGAAGAGCCCAAAAAGCGGGGAAAATGGCAGCAGCATTTGACACGACGAGAGCAATTGATTGTTGCACGTGCCCTACGTCAATTCCAAGCTAGGATCAGAATTGATGTGGAACATAATTTATACATGAGTTGACACTTTTAGCTTAGAGTTCCATTATGAAAACTTTCTAAGAAACTTCAGAATTGATGACGAATTTGAAGTGACTTTTACCTCTATGATTTACGATCTCAACGCTGCAATCAAAGCCTCCGTGATTTCGATCACAGGAACAATAGctggaagaaaaacaaaatcggGACTCAGTTTGCCAAACTAGTGAATTGGATAGCTAAAAGATCAGAGCACAAAAGTATGCAGTGTGAGGATCAATAAAGCAAACCTATATGTTGCGGCTCCACTAGCATCAAAAGCATAATCACATCTTCCATGGGATGAACATCTGTTTGGACATCGTTCAAGCATGACCGACATAATAGTCTGATATTTGGCCAAACTTCTGTTGATCGGATGCCTTAATCCAAGAACCCAAGTTCCTTCACTAGCATATAAAATATGGAAATTGATATTTACATTACTTGAATTGCAGAGGGAAAGGAATGTTGAGCCACCACTGTTGCTGGTTTGGTTTTTATAACAGTAGTCCCAGTTATCAAGAGATGGTAATCCACCAAATCTAGCATAGACTTCATAATCCATTGTCTCAGTAGTTGATAATCGAAAGTTAATATTTCCTCCAGATGCGCCTCGAGGAAcatccaaaacaaaataagtcCAAGCATACTTTTGTTCTCCATGATTTGAAGAGTTGCTTAGAAGGGGTTCAACAGCGAATTTCGGTtctttgaagtactgttctGTGATCGGCATAAAATATGATTCAAAGGGGGATGAACCTCTTCGGACGATTGCCTGCAGTCAAGCTCATCAATCAGATAATGAATCCATAAAACTTCTtcaagaatcaagaaaaattgaaaaacactaAATGCAAATGAAGGATATATGGTCTTACCTGGAGGAAGTATCTGTTCCATGCACAATTAGGTCCAGTCTTTCCATATGGGCATTGAAGCACATATGATTCCATGGAATAACAAATTCTCACATTGTTGGCCGAAACGCTTTCAAGTTCTTTCGAAACATTAATAGGAATTATTGAGATATACCATCGGCCGACTTTTGGAGAACGGATAATCAAAGGGCCTGTGTTTAAGTTACTGGAATAATCATGCAGGGCAACTGAAGGAATTGCACCAAGACGAGTGAAGCCCGTCAAACTAATTCCACCGACATAACTAGAGTTATCTGACTGTGTTAAGTTGGGCCTCACATTTGTAGCTGAAATGGTCAGCTCTTCCGCCACACCTTCCACATCCAAGTAGTATATTTTTGGTTCACCATCTCCAAGACAAGATGGTTTCAACGTACTCCTGCAGGCAACCAAACTTTCCCCTGTTTGGTTATATGACATAGCTTCTAAAATGTTTTCAGCAAGATTATGACCATCAAATAACGAGCATGAGAGCGGGTCAACTGTATGATTGCAATATTGCCCGAACATCGTGGAGGGTGAACACCCTTCCACTGTTACATTAGCCGTGAACGAATATGAAGACCCTCGGACTACCTGCATTGCAAGGAGACAAGTTTCTGTCTTTCATTTCCTTTGGTGCCATAAAAGAATGGTATTTTTCTCatcagaaaaatataaaatatacactcaactaattaataatccaaaaatTTTGCAATTTGCGTGAGCGAAGGCATATACACATACCATCTTGGATTGCGTTCTTGACGACCCAATGCCATTGAAAAGGCCAAAATACCAGACTCCTGGAGGTATCTAAACAACTAAATAAACGATATCAGTATCACCAGCCAAACGCGAAACAAAGAGAAATGGCTCAAATCAGAGAGGTTTTAAAACCAAGGGAAGTTGAAGtcattataataaaattagaatagaCATATTATTGGAGAAGCcaaaacaaaagcaagaagGCATAATCTGATATTCGAATTATTTTCTGAACTTTTGGCTTCCAAAAGAGGAACTCTACACTTctaattgaaaaacaaaatgattctCGATATACCTGCTCATTTGTCAGCTTTAATTCGATATATTGCTGCATGGGATAGCATTGCTCCAGATTTTTATGACCTTGGATTCCTTCAATGGAAAGGATGGTTAAAGGAGCTAACCCTGTTGCAGGAGAGAACTTCCAAACGTCAC is a window encoding:
- the LOC111778156 gene encoding uncharacterized protein LOC111778156 isoform X1, which translates into the protein MILLEPNCSKSNFLYFNFKMASDLILHTLVSLILCLFVLFSIFIAHCDSFDDFAPHNTFTVSSLVYPHTRLQPFQLRYFRVELPPWFSSVSISLNSDVDLDITKARKIPKRALPIICFREGSPPLPDASNTSIIDSGLAPLTILSIEGIQGHKNLEQCYPMQQYIELKLTNEQIPPGVWYFGLFNGIGSSRTQSKMVVRGSSYSFTANVTVEGCSPSTMFGQYCNHTVDPLSCSLFDGHNLAENILEAMSYNQTGESLVACRSTLKPSCLGDGEPKIYYLDVEGVAEELTISATNVRPNLTQSDNSSYVGGISLTGFTRLGAIPSVALHDYSSNLNTGPLIIRSPKVGRWYISIIPINVSKELESVSANNVRICYSMESYVLQCPYGKTGPNCAWNRYFLQAIVRRGSSPFESYFMPITEQYFKEPKFAVEPLLSNSSNHGEQKYAWTYFVLDVPRGASGGNINFRLSTTETMDYEVYARFGGLPSLDNWDYCYKNQTSNSGGSTFLSLCNSSNVNINFHILYASEGTWVLGLRHPINRSLAKYQTIMSVMLERCPNRCSSHGRCDYAFDASGAATYSYCSCDRNHGGFDCSVEIVNHRGHVQQSIALVVSNAAAIFPAFWALRQKALAEWVLFTSSGISSGLYHACDVGTWCPLSFKVLQFMDFWLSFMAVVSTFVYLATIDEVYKRVIHTVVAILTALMAITNATRSSNITIVLAIGALGLLIGWLIELLTKYRSFSFPLRISLNVLHRWESIKAWGHNLLKTLYRRYRWGFMTAGFTALAMAAISWKLETTETYWIWHSIWHLTIYTSSFFFLCSKERVSNVDNSFVSNGENEREGSNVN
- the LOC111778156 gene encoding uncharacterized protein LOC111778156 isoform X2, with the translated sequence MSSCLDTSRSLVFWPFQWHWVVKNAIQDETCLLAMQVVRGSSYSFTANVTVEGCSPSTMFGQYCNHTVDPLSCSLFDGHNLAENILEAMSYNQTGESLVACRSTLKPSCLGDGEPKIYYLDVEGVAEELTISATNVRPNLTQSDNSSYVGGISLTGFTRLGAIPSVALHDYSSNLNTGPLIIRSPKVGRWYISIIPINVSKELESVSANNVRICYSMESYVLQCPYGKTGPNCAWNRYFLQAIVRRGSSPFESYFMPITEQYFKEPKFAVEPLLSNSSNHGEQKYAWTYFVLDVPRGASGGNINFRLSTTETMDYEVYARFGGLPSLDNWDYCYKNQTSNSGGSTFLSLCNSSNVNINFHILYASEGTWVLGLRHPINRSLAKYQTIMSVMLERCPNRCSSHGRCDYAFDASGAATYSYCSCDRNHGGFDCSVEIVNHRGHVQQSIALVVSNAAAIFPAFWALRQKALAEWVLFTSSGISSGLYHACDVGTWCPLSFKVLQFMDFWLSFMAVVSTFVYLATIDEVYKRVIHTVVAILTALMAITNATRSSNITIVLAIGALGLLIGWLIELLTKYRSFSFPLRISLNVLHRWESIKAWGHNLLKTLYRRYRWGFMTAGFTALAMAAISWKLETTETYWIWHSIWHLTIYTSSFFFLCSKERVSNVDNSFVSNGENEREGSNVN